A stretch of the Panicum virgatum strain AP13 chromosome 9N, P.virgatum_v5, whole genome shotgun sequence genome encodes the following:
- the LOC120692672 gene encoding plasmodesmata-located protein 2-like, with product MGGARRFQLLAAAVFLLLHAPPPVSCADLDALVYKGCANQSFPGGALPPTVAALSSALSAQAGSVKFYKTSSPSTAGSSTSVFGLFQCRGDLSGSDCASCVSRAMSSWRDVCGASVAARVQLAGCLALYEVSGFPQVSGVQMLFKTCGTGSAGGGDFEVRRDTAFAALEGGVATSSGGFVATSYQAVYAMAQCEGDLSTGDCGQCVTQAVQHVEVECGGAPSGQVYLDKCYISYSYYPHGVPHGGGMGGQQTAKTVAIVLGGAVGVGFLVICLLFARSLVKKKDDY from the exons ATGGGCGGGGCGCGCCGGTTTCagctgctggccgccgccgtcttcctcctcctccacgcgccgccgcccgtgtcGTGCGCCGACCTCGACGCGCTCGTCTACAAGGGCTGCGCCAACCAGAGCTTCCCGGGCGGCGCGCTGCCCCCGACCGTCGCCGCCCTCTCTAGCGCGCTCTCCGCGCAGGCCGGCTCCGTCAAGTTCTACaagacctcctccccctccacgGCGGGCTCCTCCACCTCCGTCTTCGGCCTCTTCCAGTGCCGCGGGGACCTCTCCGGCTCCGACTGCGCCTCCTGCGTCTCCCGCGCCATGTCCTCCTGGCGCGACGTCTGCGGCGCCTCCGTCGCGGCGCGGGTCCAGCTCGCCGGCTGCCTCGCGCTCTACGAGGTCTCCGGCTTCCCCCAGGTCTCGGGCGTCCAGATGCTCTTCAAGACCTGCGGCACGGgcagcgccggcgggggcgactTCGAGGTGCGCCGGGACACCGCCTTCGCCGCGCTCGAGGGCGGCGTCGCAACAAGCTCCGGCGGCTTCGTCGCCACCAGCTACCAGGCCGTCTACGCCATGGCGCAATGCGAGGGCGACCTCTCCACGGGGGACTGCGGCCAGTGCGTCACCCAGGCCGTGCAGCACGTCGAGGTCGagtgcggcggcgccccctccgGCCAGGTCTACCTCGACAAGTGCTACATTAGCTACAGCTACTACCCCCACGGCGTGCCCCATGGCGGAGGCATGGGAG GGCAGCAGACAGCGAAGACTGTGGCCATTGTGCTTGGGGGAGCCGTAGGCGTAGGTTTCCTGGTCATCTGCTTGCTTTTCGCCAGGAGCCtggtcaagaagaaggatg ATTACTGA